Below is a genomic region from Brassica oleracea var. oleracea cultivar TO1000 chromosome C9, BOL, whole genome shotgun sequence.
GTAGTTTGAATAGATGGGAAGATGTTGAACACATAAGGGACTCGATGAGGAGTCAACGAGTGAGAGTTCAGGATCTCTGGAGCTGGATTCAGATCGATCAAAGGGTTCACGTCTTCTATGCAGAAGGGGAAGCACATCCTGATGAAGGAGAGATATACTTTGAGCTTTACAGATTAGTCTCTGAGATGAAGAGATCAGGTTACGTGCCAGACACAAGCTGTATACACCAAAACGAAAGCGAAGCGGAGAAAGAGAAGTTGCTATTGGGACATACAGAGAAGCTAGCAATGACCTACGGTCTCATCAGAAAGAAAGGGTCAGATCCTATAAGAGTGGTCAAGAACACGAGCATATGTTCTGATTGCCACACCGTAGCAAAGTACATAACAGTTTTGAGAAACCGTGAGATTGTCTTACAAGAAGGGTCACGGATTCACCGTTTCAGAGATGGACAATGTTCCTGTAATGACTCCTGGTGATAGTATACATCCTAAGTATCTCTGGTTTGTTCTTACAATGGTGCATAATAAATACACAGACACTGTCCAACAAACACCACAGGCTCATGATTGCCATATGGAGCTGATCTAAACATGGCAGTGTGACCACAAGTGCTTGTGTTTCTTAATGGAAGATTCTACTAAACACACGTCAAGCTATATATCTCTTGAGCTGCCAATCTTTCAGAGACACAAGCCAAGGATTTCATGTTACACTTGATGAGAGATTCCACGAAGTAACATGTGTCATCTCTGGTGTTACCTTGAGGAACATCCACAACGAAAGATTCAATGACCATAGTTCCTGAGCTTCCATTGATCATCTCCGGATGTACAGTCAAGATCGAAGAGTAGTTCTGCAAAAAGAGAATCATTCATTTATAAACATTTTCATCTGTAAAGAAGCTATGATGAGATTTTGAGATGTTGTTGTTCTAATCTCTCGGTGCTGGTTGTCGCAGGAAGACCAGATTTGACGTTTACTTCTCTGAGACTTCTTTAAACTAGTTTTCTTAATTTTTGTGGACTAAAGCAAAACATCAAGCAAAAATTGTCTTCTGAATATAAACCAAAGTTGAACATCGTACAGACAAAATAAAACAAAATGATGACTCCCATGTCATATTCCCAAATCAAATTAATTTTTACAATTACATTAGGTATAAGTAGAATTTACACTCTCACCAAAAATATATATTTTTGGATTTTAAACTAATATTTTCACAAATGAATGTATTATACAAAATATTTTCAGATTTAAAAATAAATTCTAATGATTTTCACAAATAAATATATTAACCATACAAAATATTTTAATCTTACAAATTTTGGATTTTACTAAAGTTATTATTATTCTTATCTAAACAGTATATTTTCATTTTGAAAAAAAAATATGAGGTGCAAAAACTTGGTTTGTTGAATTGACATTTTGAAATTTATTTATAATACGAAAAAACATGTTAAACATCTACAGCACCGCTGACGGACCGTAAGAACTGGGTGCGATAGTTTGATTTGTTTTTAACATATTGAAATTTATTCACAAAAAAACATGTTAAACATCTACACCGCGACGGAACATAAGGACCAAGTGTGATAGTTTGGTTTGTTTTCAACAAACTAAAGTTTATCATCTAACTTTTTCCAAAATAAAAATATATTGTTTGGTTAATAATAACAACTTTAGTAAAATCCAATGTTAGTAAAAAAAAAAAAAAAAAAAAAAAAAAAAGTAAAAAAAGTAAAATCCAATGTAGCCCCCAATAAGGAAGTCTTAGCCTATTCAAGAAGCTATCAATATATAAAGCCCATTTAAAACATGTAGCCCAACAAGTACAGAGAGAGACTTTAATTACCCCTAAATCGATTTTCTTCTTTCCAAGCTCCTCCGATAATTGCTATCCATGGCGGATCAGAGCCCTAAGCCGTTGCAGTTCTTCGTGAGATTACTCAACGGAAAATCGATAACCCTAGCTTTCTCCTCTCCGTTAGCCTATGTCGACCAGATCAAGCATCGGATCTTCGATCACACGAAGATCCCGATTCATCTACAGCGTCTGATACACGGAGGACACCAGATCTCCGACGGATCCGCGGTTTCTCAATCCGATTCCACCGTGAACCTCGTCCTCTCCCTCCGCGGAGGTAAGGGAGGATTCGGCTCCTTGCTCCGCGGCGCGGCGACGAAGGCTGGGCAGAAGAAGACGAACAACTTCGACGCGTGTAGGGATATGAGCGGGAGGAGGCTGAGGCATGTCAACGCGGAGAAGAGGCTTGAGGAGTGGAAGGAAGGTGAGGAGGAGAGGAGGCTTGAGAGGTTGGCTCATGAGTTTTTGAAGAAGCAGGCGAGTAAGGTGAAGGAAGGCGTTGGCAATGGAGCGACGCAGAAGTATGTGAAGAAGTATAAGGAAGAGTCTGATAAGTGTATTGAGGCGGTGGACTTGGCGTTGAAAGAGTCTTTTAAGAACGGGAAGAGGAAGGTTTATGCTGAATCTGAAAAGTCCAAGCGGCTCAAGATATGGTAAAAAACCCTACTCATCAATCGGAAAGTGACAAGCTTGTTAAGTTTAGTGATTGCAAAAGGTCTCCTTTTTTTATGAACCTGAGATGCTGCTTGTGAGTTTTGTGATATCAGTAGTCTTGTATACATTCTGAGGATGTAGTATTGTTACTTGGGTGCTTCGTATCTTCATCAATCTATGTTGATTGAATGAAAAGATGGAAAAGTGTCAAGCTTGATAGGTTTATTGATTGCAAAAGCTCTTCTCTTAAAACTGTTACTTGGGTTGTTCTTGTCTTTGTTGTTTGCTTGTTGATGATGTATTTGTTTTGTTTTTTCAGGAAGGGGAAGAGAGCTGTTGAAGATAGTGACAGTGATGATAGCAGCGACGAGGAGGATGAGGAATCTGTTGTTTTAAGCAATGGCAGCCAAGTTGTTCTGGATAAGGGTACTGGTGAAAGCTCGGGCTCTGTTATGGATGGAGGTAATGCTTCCGGTGGTAGCGGTTCAGAGGAAGAGAAAGACGTTGTGGTGAACCAATGTTCAGATGTACCTAAGGGAGAGGTTACTGGGGTTCAAGTGGTGATCGAAGAAAAGATGGATGATTCTTCTTTGACTGTTGTTGATGCAGTGGTTCAAAATGAAAAGGAGGAGAATTCATGTGGAGACGCTGAGAAGAATCGGGTCGAAGCAGCTTCTGAAACGTTGGTTAGTTCTGTCCCTGTTAAGAATCAAGGTAATGATTCTGAAGTAAAGACAGTAGGAGCTGCGGGAGACACGGAGTCTGTTGATGCAGCAATGTGTTGCAAACCTGAGGAACCGCTTAACTTTGATGACTTCAACTCAGCGAAAGATATGGAGGTATTTAATGGATTCATTCTTCTCATACGCAAAGTTCAATTCAAAATGGTGTCTTTAAACATAACATTATGTTCAGGTTAGAGACCTTTACCCTTATCTATCTCTGTATTTGGTTTCAGGTTATGGGGATGGAGAGATTAAAGAGTGAGCTTCAGTCTCGTGGACTGAAATGTGGAGGGACATTGCAAGAGAGGGCTGCGAGGCTGTTCTTGCTTAAATCAACACCAATCGATAAGCTCCCAAAGAAATTGCTGGCCAAGAAATGAAGTAGTAAACTATAAATGCATCTCAAAAAAACTTCTACTACCGTTTTCAACTTCTCTGTTTGTTGTAGTATTTGACACAAACCCACATGTGTAATATATAAAGCTTTATGCTTTTCAACTGCTACGCTCATTAATCCAACAACGTTTATCTATTTCTTAATAACCCATTTCTCTCATTTTTCATCGTCTTCTACTGTTTAGATGTCTTGAATTTAGAAGTTCTACGCAAGGCGTGTCTTTTGACTTGATTTCATGTTTCTACGCCTCAACTGTTATAAGATCAGACGAGAAGAATCTCACTTTTGATGTTTTGCATAAGTAAAATGCTAAGGAAGAGTTTTACAGCTACAATAATGTCATCTCATAAGCAAAATGCAAAGGAATAGTTGGCATCTAACATCACAAGGGAGTTTGTTCTCTGACAAAAGTAAAAAGATGGGTTCTCTCAGATGTTAATCTCTGGGGACAAATCAAGTCCTACAATGTAGAGCTTGACGTCTAATTTGAAAGAAAAAAAAAACTCTCGAGTCTTTTGTTGCCATCATTGTATCTTGGACTTTTGCACTAGCTTTTTTGCCTCTCTTATGGCTGAGCTGGCAGCATGCAGCACTATCTTCTTAAGCTACAATGCAGTGAGAAGAAAAGTAAATAGAGAGTGTTAAACATAAAAAACGAAATATACTCTTTTTAGCTTCAAGAGGGACCGTCTCAACCATGATTCATAACATTCAGATATAAATGAAAATAGTTTCAAAAGGTACCTCTAGTTTATCTTCGTTGGATCTGTGAACTTTTGGTAGTCTCCGGAACTCCTCTGTTAGCCTAAGACATTCCTCTACGCTTTCAGGGGCAACAAAATCTAGTGCCACCTTTATGCATGACTGTTAAACAGTTGAGGATCAGTAACATTTCAAATGCCCAACTGTTGAAACTAAATTTACTTGACTCATAGAAGGAGGGACTGTTAACCAGTTGGTTACCTGTATGTTCCTCACTTGGTGAGGACAACCTGCAGGGATAAAGACAGCTTCACCGAGGTGTTGCACAAAGGTCCATGGTTCTATATCTACAAAATAAAAAAAATATCATATATCAACCATTCACCATAGCAAAGAAGGTAGTAGATGCACATGTTTTTTAGTCCAAACCAGAATCTTACCGAACTCCTCCTTGAGCTGTTTCTTCTGTCTTTCATTCAAGAACATACTTTGGTCATGAATTGGGTGTGACACCTGAAATTAAACAAAAGCATAAATTCCAGAATTTCTCTCACAGCACTTATCATTTACAAGTGATGATACTTACAGATTTCACAGGTTCGTTGTAGAGGTGACGAAACTCATGCTTGTGCCTTTTCAAATACTCAACAAGTTTTGGAACATCCTCTCTTCGAAAGATGTCCCACACAGCACCACCGTGCACAGCCTTTGAACTCTCATTTGTTTCTTTTGGAGCATCTAGTTTCTGCTCTTGTATTGATTCCGCACTTGTACTGACGACAGGCCGTGGGGGCCTATCTTCTTCATCCCACGGGGGAGTTGAAGGAAGTGTTGGCATCATCTCAGTTTCCTTTGTTGGCATCTTTAGTTCATTCTCCACGGATGAATCAGCTTCTCTTTGACTTGGAGATAATCTCCCTGTCTTCAAACAGACGTTATCATGATTCTCGTCAGCAATTGATTCATATTTCACTGTTACATTCTCCTGAGTTATCAAACCCACATCCACCTTTGGATCATGACCTGACTCCATAGCACCAGTGCAAGAATACAAACTAGAAGATCCTTCCATAGGATCATCAGCTCTTTCAACTTTAGTACATTCACCTGAAACATAAGCCTTCAGAAATGCATCTAAGATAATACAATATGACTGGAAGGAACTTATTGCAATACCTTTTTGTGATCTGGACGGTCCAGCAATGCTGTTTGATGGTTCTTCTTTAGATGCCTTGTCCTTCAAGCTCTGTTCCCCCAAAAGACCATTGCAATTCTTTAAATCTTCCTCATTCTCAATCAAGATTATTTCATCTTTATCTACTTCTCCCAGTGACTTGTTTTCCTGTTGTTTACGCAATTGTGCTTTTGCATATCTTCTCTGTTCTAATTTTATCCTTTGGTATTGTCTGGGAGTTAAATCCACTTTAGTTGTGTGTGTCAGCACATTGACCTAACTCACCAAAAGTGAGTTTCAATTATCAGTTAGTACAAATCATTTTTTATTAAGAAAAGTTGGTGCACATACCGCGTCAGAAACATCACAATGTAGCTTTGTCACAGAGTCTCCTCTATTAAGCTCCTCATGGAAACCATAAGCAATGTACGTCTTTGGTCCAAGATCTGGCTTCAAGGATCCATCTGGAAGTCTTGTAGCAAGATTCAAGATACCAGACTCTGGATCAGTGTAATCAAAGAAAGGCAACGCAGACATGAACTCATCATTATGCCTCGGAAGCCGCTCTTCAAACAAAGCTGATGGAGGCCAATCCTTCAGTTTCAACATCTCTGGCCAACCGTTGCAATGCATTCTCCCTTTTAAGTAGCCATCGAAAAACTGATGAATGTTTATCTCAACCTCACACCAGTCCAAGCAGTCCACAGCCTTCACAGCTTTTGCCTCACCTTTGCAATTAGCCTTAGGATCCATTTCTCTACACGCCCTCCACATAACCATTGGCTCCCAGCTTAGTCCTGATGTCTTCTCCAGAACGTTTCTGACTATAACAGGCTCTGCCTTTATCCAATGCGACTGGAAATGAGCATTGTCGTCTTCGGCTAGATCAAGAGCGTTTGGGGAGTATAAGAAGTTATCATGACCGTTCTTCCTAGAAGCAGCTTGCCTTCTAGAACTGGCAGTGCATGAGGAACATTCATGAGCAAAATCCACATCTTGTGGTTTAGTGTGTAGAGTAAGTTCCTCTGCATCGGTTATCAGTTTTTGGACCAAATCACGTTTGCGCAAACGTCTCAACTCCAGTGTTGAGGTACCACAACCACCACGTTCCTTTGGTGGGCAGGGAATGGTACCGTCGGAGTTAGAGAAACTCTCGCCATCTCTCAGTTCCTTGCAGCAAGAGAGACATATGTCGGAAGAACAATTTGGGTTCTGACAGCTTCTGAGAAAATTGGCAATGGATGTGCTGCAGAGGTCACTGTAGTACAAGAGTGAAAGATTGTAAGCAAACAGAGGTAACACAGAGTAACATATAAAAAAAATCAAAGAAAAATGCAATTCAAAGAAACATATACAAAATGGGGTTTTCCATGGCTAATTCTTTATTTTCTTCTTGGAGAAACATAACTTATAAACATCTTTATTGGTTATATTTTTTCTAGAAGGTATAAACAATTTTTTAAGTTACTTTTTACCTTTTTAAGTAAATTTAAATAGTGTCGACAAAAGAAGTATAAAATTTAAATGGTAACACAAAATGACAAGAGTATCTTATATGGCCATCAACAACATGATGATATATATTCTTTGTTCCAACCAATTACACACATAATATTGAAAATAATATAAACCAGTGATGTATTAAATGTGAAAAGAGTTTCTCAGATGACTTTCATATTTTTTCACTTTTTCCATTTATTTTCATAAAAAACTCTCGTAAAAGTTCACTAAATAGGTTGTCTTATAGCATGATTAACCCGAGTTCTTAATTTGGGGTTCTTAATTCATGATTTGACACTTTTTTGTTTTGTTTTGTTTTTTACACTTTTCGGTTAAGAACCGGCTCTTAGAGCATGATTATTGCGGAGTTCTTAAGATGGTGTTCTTAGCGGAATATAAGAACCCGTCTCTTAATTTTTAACTAAAAAACTAAGAACCGGCTCTTAAATAAGAGTTTTAAGAAGCGGTTCTTAGCTTTTTTAGTTAAAAGTTAAGAGACGGGTTCTTATATCTCTTATTTAAGAGTCGGTTCTTAGTTTTTTAGTTAAAAGCTAAGAAACGGTTCTTGACCGAAGCTAAAAACCCGAATTAATCATGGTCTTAATACCCACAAGAACAACTATTACGATGATTTTCTCAAATGAACTAATGAGGTGCAAACTAAATTGAATAAAGAAGTGCCTTGGTCCAATGATTAAAGGTTTATAAAGCTTTGCACAATATATGTAGGCTAGGACCATCTGCATCAGAGGGTTTTGGGAAGGGTTTTTATCCAAAAAATAGTGGTGGACTCACAGAAACACAAAAAATCGGTAAAAAAAGTCCAGGCTAAGGATCGACTATTGTTGGAGTTTAGGACTGTTTGCGCGCTCCACTGACACGTGGTGGCCCGCGATTGATGCATTTTTTAATTTTTTTTAATCAGAAAAGAAAAAAAAAAATTTAAGATACCCATTAAGGGTTTTATGGGATAAAAATGTTCTATGGCTTAAAAAGTTCTCGATTAAATTTGGGCTTCAATGCCCAATAATTGCACTTCTCATAAAATAGTAGATGTAAAAGCGCTTCAACGAGGAGATTTTCATCTGGATGACTAATACATCAAAACAATACAACTAACAACACTTTATTGAGTGGGTATCCCAGAATAGCTCACTTAAAAGAATTTCAAACGATGAAGTTTTTAACTACTTGAAATATTTATTCAAGTTATTTTTTCATCTATTAATTAATTTACCAATAGAGCTGCTCTAAAACTTATTGGATGCATAGAGTCTAACCTATCCATTGTAGGTGTTGTAATGTAGAAACATCTATCACAATTTCTAGTGTGGAATTGTTTTTAAATAATTAATTTTATACCGGAGAATGGTGTAATGGTTATATGGTTTAAATTGGATAATAAACCACATAAACCTGGAATTGATAAAAAAAAACCATATTTTCAGCAGGTTGGGTGTTCATTTCCAAATCCCTTTATTGCTTCCTCAAAACCTCCACACACCATGAGTCTTGTCTTTCTCAGCTCTCCCTTGTCAGGGCATGATCACTCAGACGCCAACCACACAAAAGGCATCGGAAGGCGTGAGTGGAAGAAGTCTCGTGTTGTCATCCTCCATGTTGACATCCCCGGAGTTGATGAGATCGCCGGGGCAAGCAAACCACAATTGGTCTATTTTGTGACTTGCAATGTCAAACCCACTAAACTAACAAACATGGGTCGTCCACGCATCCTTGAATAGATGTTGTTCACGGTTTCGTGGAATTGTTGTTCGTTATAGGACTAAGTGTAGAGTATAATCCATAGTGGATGTTGTAGATGTAAAACAATTTGTGGTATATCTAAGAGTTGTGGTCCAAATAAAAAAAAAAAACAAAGCAAAGAAAGAGTAAAATCTTGACTTAAGTGGGGGTCCTAACCCCCCGGGGTTTTCATTTAAATTATGCCTAATTTTTATGGTTGGAGTAACACAACCAATTGTTTAAACTAAAGCAAATTTGTTTCAAAAAGCATGAACGGATGAATGAACCTAATTGATAATTATGCAAACATCTCCCTGCCCCCATTGCCCCATCAGTAATCACCTACAAGAGATGAAGCTAACCCCAAATATACCCAACAGCAAGGTGCAGAGCCCTTAATTATAGAATCTTATGGAAACTATACAATAAAAGCTCAAATGAAACTACTTGATAAGATCATTATCTCATCAAACCATCTAAGTTAAGTTTACACTACATTCCTTCCATTGATTTAACAAATTAGAATGCAATCACATCTACTCGTGAAATTGGTGATAATTAGAATCTCTCCCACCTCCCTATTTGTCTATTTGCAAAGCATTCAAGAAACAGAATGGGAAACGTTTGTTTTCCCAAGAAAGAAATATCATTATCATTATTATCAAACAAGCAATGAGAAGAAGAACACAAAGAAGAAGCAAAGATGGTCCGCGAGCTTTGAAAAACTAACCAGTATATGCGTACACTTGGATGAACCTCGCACTTAGCAACATCAGATTCTGTCACAGGCACTCCTAGAAACAAAACAGGTTTTTTTCCGTGAGTCGAAAAATAGAAACAAAGAAGAGGACAGCACAAGTGACCACACATACATACCTCTAATCGCTGTTTCAATCTCTAGTTCATTGTCCTGCTCTGTATAAATAGCCCTAAGAACAGGAAGGACTTTAACTAATAGGTACTGCAACTGCTTGAGCTTGACATTATCATCCTTTTCACTTTGTATCTGAGATTCAGAAACAAATGAAAATGAAGTAAACATTTCATTCACATTTGAAAACAAAAAGAATCTCAAAGGCTCCTCCTTTACCTTGACGGCCAAAGGCTCTCGCAAACAAGCTCTGCAGTTGCAATTCCCCATACAGAAAGGACAAGCAGCTTTAACTCCCTCGGGTGTTCTCTCTGGATACCTTTATAGAGAGAATTAAAAATTACAATTTACAGATTCAAACTTCTCATCACACTGTAAAGTAAAATACTTTTACCATCTAGTGATGCAGTCCTTGCAGTAGCGCTTATTGATACATATTGAACAGAAGACAAGATCAGTCTTACTACTCATCATGATCTTACACTGATGACAAGTCAAACCAGCATACTTTCTTGTTCCTTCAGACTCATCCTGCAAAATAGAAGAAACAAAAGTATTCAACATTTCCCTCTTTGTTCAAAATCCCAAAGCGAAAAAACACTTCCCTAAATTAGAATTTAAAAAAAAAAAAAAAACATTACAGAAACAAAAGAACAAACCTTGTCGGGAGAAGACATGTCTCTTCCTCTTCTTCTTCCCTCAGAACTCGAAGATCCTCTTCTGCTCAGGACATTCTCATCTTCCTTCTTCCTCGTCTTACGTCGCTTGTCAGAAGATCTCGGGGGATCTTCCTCTGACCTAATCCGCTTACCCTTCCTTTCCTCCATACTCTCTCTCTCTCTATCGCCGCCTTAGCTTGGGGACAAAGGCGTTGCTGGTAATAAAATTTAGTGAAGTGGCAAACAACAACAATCCCCAGGTTAATGTCTTATTATAGGGATCATCATCGTTACGATTCCTTTAATAAATTAAATTTTCGTTTCTTTTTCTGACTTTTATGTAACTTTTACGCAACTAATTTAGTATTGAGATTTTTGCTAAAACAAAAAAAGAAACAAAAAAAAACTTTATTGTCCATTTGTCACGCATATTTTTTTTTGATACTTTTAAATCTTTTGAAAAGTTCCTATAAGATAATTTAAAAAAAAAAAGGACCCAAAATATGGGAAATTATTCATTATGGTAAGACAATGTATGTATATTATTAGAGACTATATATGAAAAAAAAAATATTATTTATTTTTTTGCTAAGAAAAAAATATGCGTGCATGTCGAATATAATGCCACCTAATTACATAGTTTTCTTTTGGTAATCAATTACATAGTTGTTTACAAAACCTAGAATACAAAATCTACCGAATTGAGTAATAAATTAAAAACATAGAGTATACAATACAATATATGGTTTTCTACGCTCTGAAATCCGGCATATCACTTTTTCTAAAGTTTATCCACCAATCAATCTACGGTTAATGATATAAAAGATTAACCAGAATTTCCTTAAACTATAATGCATGTTGTCTATATATAATCTACGTCTTCATTTTTTTTTGTAACCGTATTCTACGTCTTCATCCTTACCTTTTTTTTTTGTATTTTCATTTCTTATCTCGGTGATAGAATATATATTATGCCTAGTTTATTGACAAATTTCTCAGTCAAAAAAAAAATTTATTGACAAATTTCTCGTAAATTTTATAAATTGGTTACTAAACATTCAAAAAAAAAAATCTGCAAATGAAGTTTTTTTTGCTTCTGATGATATGAAAATTAAATAGAGAAAGACAAAAAATAAACGACCAAAAATATAGAACATATCTGGTCAAATATTCTACAATAGGAATGAAGATAAAAATGATAAATCTGAAGAAATCGTGAATCGGTGAGACAAAAGTTATAGATTTTTTACCAACGAGAGAATGACGGTGAAAAGGTTTATGAGACTTCGGATGAGACGATGGGGTGACAAAGAACATGCAACGTCCGAGAAGAAAGACAAAATACTGGCAATAATAACGAATTAGTAATCGCTAGATTTAAAGATGAGAATTATCGAAGATAAAACTGATTAAACCAAAAATATATATATTACATTTGTGTGGAAGTGAATCAATACAATATAAAAGGAATGAAATATTTTTTTTATTTAGATACCAAATATTATGGTTTAAATTAGGAAATCAAAATTGAATTATAAGAAAATGTTATATACCAAATTGACTATTTAATGTTGGTTTTATGACAATAGACAATAAAACTATTTTTTTTGTTTTTATTTTGAAAAAAAAAGTCAATGAATTGGAAGAAATATTAGGAGCCAGATTTACAAAAAAGTTAGTTAATATTTCCAGTGTTCATATTTGATTATATTCATATTCTACTTATATATCATATTTATTATACTTATTTTAAATTTATGTATTAAAATTTAATATATAAAAATAAATTTATAAACCAGATTCGACCTGATCAAACCATATTAAACCGATTGAGCTTCCAGTACAAATTTTAAAACATTGTTTCTTATACTCTCCAATTCTTAATTTATTTTTACTCACTTTCAGTTAATATAAAGAAAAGAAAAGGTGAAAAACTATCAAATTTATATCTGACAAATTTTCGGTGGGCTGCTTCTGATGAAGAGATAAAAAGGTGAAACTTTGTACATAATTGAGCCCACAAATAATAATGGGTCACACACCAATCATTTGCCTGTGATCTAAACCCATTTTGTTAAATAATGTACAACGTTGTTGGGTTTTGGTGTTGAAGATAAGTTGTGAAATAATATTATCCGGGAATGGTTAAAGAACAGA
It encodes:
- the LOC106312888 gene encoding lysine-specific demethylase JMJ25-like, producing the protein MEERKGKRIRSEEDPPRSSDKRRKTRKKEDENVLSRRGSSSSEGRRRGRDMSSPDKDESEGTRKYAGLTCHQCKIMMSSKTDLVFCSICINKRYCKDCITRWYPERTPEGVKAACPFCMGNCNCRACLREPLAVKIQSEKDDNVKLKQLQYLLVKVLPVLRAIYTEQDNELEIETAIRGVPVTESDVAKCEVHPSVRIYCDLCSTSIANFLRSCQNPNCSSDICLSCCKELRDGESFSNSDGTIPCPPKERGGCGTSTLELRRLRKRDLVQKLITDAEELTLHTKPQDVDFAHECSSCTASSRRQAASRKNGHDNFLYSPNALDLAEDDNAHFQSHWIKAEPVIVRNVLEKTSGLSWEPMVMWRACREMDPKANCKGEAKAVKAVDCLDWCEVEINIHQFFDGYLKGRMHCNGWPEMLKLKDWPPSALFEERLPRHNDEFMSALPFFDYTDPESGILNLATRLPDGSLKPDLGPKTYIAYGFHEELNRGDSVTKLHCDVSDAVNVLTHTTKVDLTPRQYQRIKLEQRRYAKAQLRKQQENKSLGEVDKDEIILIENEEDLKNCNGLLGEQSLKDKASKEEPSNSIAGPSRSQKGECTKVERADDPMEGSSSLYSCTGAMESGHDPKVDVGLITQENVTVKYESIADENHDNVCLKTGRLSPSQREADSSVENELKMPTKETEMMPTLPSTPPWDEEDRPPRPVVSTSAESIQEQKLDAPKETNESSKAVHGGAVWDIFRREDVPKLVEYLKRHKHEFRHLYNEPVKSVSHPIHDQSMFLNERQKKQLKEEFDIEPWTFVQHLGEAVFIPAGCPHQVRNIQSCIKVALDFVAPESVEECLRLTEEFRRLPKVHRSNEDKLELKKIVLHAASSAIREAKKLVQKSKIQ
- the LOC106319124 gene encoding protein SDE2 homolog; this translates as MADQSPKPLQFFVRLLNGKSITLAFSSPLAYVDQIKHRIFDHTKIPIHLQRLIHGGHQISDGSAVSQSDSTVNLVLSLRGGKGGFGSLLRGAATKAGQKKTNNFDACRDMSGRRLRHVNAEKRLEEWKEGEEERRLERLAHEFLKKQASKVKEGVGNGATQKYVKKYKEESDKCIEAVDLALKESFKNGKRKVYAESEKSKRLKIWKGKRAVEDSDSDDSSDEEDEESVVLSNGSQVVLDKGTGESSGSVMDGGNASGGSGSEEEKDVVVNQCSDVPKGEVTGVQVVIEEKMDDSSLTVVDAVVQNEKEENSCGDAEKNRVEAASETLVSSVPVKNQGNDSEVKTVGAAGDTESVDAAMCCKPEEPLNFDDFNSAKDMEVMGMERLKSELQSRGLKCGGTLQERAARLFLLKSTPIDKLPKKLLAKK